The Candidatus Schekmanbacteria bacterium DNA segment GCCCAAGGATTACCGAGGACCTGCGTGCCAAGGGCATCAGGTGCGGCAAGAACCGTGTGGCCAGGCTCATGAGGAGTAACGGCATAGTAGCCAGGAGCAGACGCAAGTTTAAGGCAACGACCAATTCAAAGCACAATCTGCCTGTGGCGGAGAATCTGCTTGAGCAGAAGTTTCATACAGATAGACCTAATAAGATCTGGGCCTCTGACATAACCTACATTCCGACGCTGGAGGGATGGCTGTACGTGGTAGTAATCATGGATATCTTCTCCCGCCAGGTAGTGGGCTGGTCAATGAGCGATCGTCTGACAGCGGATTTTGTTATCAGGGCACTCTCTCAAGCTATAATAGGCCGTAGGCCTTCAT contains these protein-coding regions:
- a CDS encoding IS3 family transposase, which encodes SVGHLLKTPEMKYRFIDRYSSEFRVERMCKVLGVSRSGYYGWRKRPQRRRQRENDQVLMEIQESHKRSKEIYGSPRITEDLRAKGIRCGKNRVARLMRSNGIVARSRRKFKATTNSKHNLPVAENLLEQKFHTDRPNKIWASDITYIPTLEGWLYVVVIMDIFSRQVVGWSMSDRLTADFVIRALSQAIIGRRPSSGLIFHSDRGVQYACNAFKDVLSQYGFRHGGRFCN